In Elephas maximus indicus isolate mEleMax1 chromosome 7, mEleMax1 primary haplotype, whole genome shotgun sequence, the following proteins share a genomic window:
- the RASSF7 gene encoding LOW QUALITY PROTEIN: ras association domain-containing protein 7 (The sequence of the model RefSeq protein was modified relative to this genomic sequence to represent the inferred CDS: inserted 1 base in 1 codon) produces the protein MLLGLATMELKVWVDGIQRVVCGVSEQTTCQEVVIALAQAIGQTGRFVLVQRLREKERQMLPQECPVGAQATCGQFASDVQFVLRRTGPSLAGRPSSDNCPPPERCPVRASLPPKPRPVLGREPGKTLTFSLGRPELAPHHTPPNLAATVVVPTPGCCTDLQGLEQRVQRNAVELGQEAFWEQELRREQAREREGQARLQALSAATSEHVARLQALDAQARALEAELRLAEEAHGPPSPTASAAERLRQDLASQERQSMEMQGSLALVSRALEAAEQALQAQAQELEELNRELRQCNLQQFIQQAGAALPPAPRPERAPAGTQDLSSPAREVQLLGAPXESHPSAQPEPRGGPHEAELLEVAAPALSSVHCQPAQLQALVTARPALPDDRRGLSSHSGILLSHSKKARTLGLKPNIMERTYPSPCQVCQVSQSNMGRGQLRTLQAPRAMLLVGDKGHMDGV, from the exons ATGCTCTTGGGGCTGGCCACTATGGAGCTGAAGGTGTGGGTAGATGGCATCCAACGTGTAGTCTGTGGGGTCTCGGAGCAGACTACCTGCCAGGAAGTGGTCATTGCACTGGCCCAAGCAATAG GCCAGACTGGCCGCTTTGTTCTCGTGCAGcgtctgagggagaaggagaggcagATGCTGCCCCAGGAGTGTCCAGTGGGTGCCCAGGCCACCTGCGGCCAGTTTGCCAGTGATGTCCAGTTTGTTCTGAGGCGGACAGGGCCCAGCCTGGCTGGGCGGCCCTCCTCTGACAATTGCCCACCTCCTGAGCGCTGCCCAGTTCGTGCCAGCCTTCCGCCGAAGCCACGGCCAGTGCTGGGCCGGGAGCCTGGCAAAACGCTGACCTTCAGCCTGGGGCGCCCTGAACTGGCCCCACACCACACACCCCCCAATCTTGCGGCCACTGTAGTAGTGCCCACGCCAGGCTGCTGCACAGACCTGCAGGGCCTGGAGCAGAGGGTGCAGAGGAATGCGGTGGAGCTGGGCCAGGAGGCCTTCTGGGAGCAGGAGCTGCGGCGGGAACAGGCTCGGGAGCGTGAGGGCCAGGCCCGTCTACAGGCACTGAGTGCAGCCACCTCAGAACACGTCGCCCGGCTGCAGGCCCTGGATGCCCAGGCCCGTGCCCTGGAGGCTGAACTTCGGCTGGCAGAAGAGGCCCATGGGCCCCCCTCGCCCACAGCATCGGCAGCTGAGCGGCTGCGCCAGGACCTGGCCTCCCAGGAGCGGCAGAGTATGGAGATGCAGGGCAGCCTGGCCCTGGTGAGCCGGGCTCTAGAGGCTGCGGAGCAGGCCCTGCAG gcccaggcccaggagcTCGAAGAGCTGAACCGCGAGCTCCGCCAGTGTAACCTGCAGCAGTTCATCCAGCAGGCGGGGGCTGCACTGCCGCCAGCCCCACGGCCTGAGAgggcccccgctggcacacag GACCTTTCGTCTCCAGCCAGAGAAGTACAACTTCTGGGAGCTC CGGAATCCCATCCTAGTGCCCAGCCTGAGCCCCGAGG TGGCCCCCACGAGGCAGAACTCCTGGAGGTAGCAGCTCCTGCCCTGAGCAGTGTCCACTGCCAGCCTGCCCAGCTCCAGGCTCTGGTGACAGCGAGACCAGCCTTGCCGGATGACAGAAGGGGACTTAGCAGCCACAGTGGGATTCTTTTGTCACACAGCAAGAAGGCTCGCACCCTGGGACTAAAACCGAACATAATGGAGAGGACTTACCCC
- the LMNTD2 gene encoding lamin tail domain-containing protein 2, whose protein sequence is MAPKFHQDAEEAEEEMLSSLVDREQVHGGLGSPAGAVVNPVAPTGQQGTKPQSSQIFPINLRAAPESLDPRTLRLLWGQRELEIQALRWAVQGSRDGRYYRILQEVAGLPPERSGVNQEKFLQNQVQKLTLELKEQKKQARLEKEQLEQQLLQTLETVRQLEVELQTFQKSCLLQLARSSWVGRILRSQTGSVEVVTAETLMDPSDSSENELVPAGEGFQLKDVDWNSVAQRYPNLFTEAVLLEHKQPRPPPQPPLNEWDSESRPERTDGHTKSVEWSILPFGSSSSGATDSDTRSSQLSIPSRVQKVTGHPPGESSCFSFQLTKGQEKTLSADRQAVPAGAAGRFPWLPPPGVALLCRQLWALTRTQEGCLLSLLTSLCHSWCHPLSCGPSGCCKPGAGSQAHSQWPLHIGFPWQTGLLSLDLRKTLAEEPEQTVLLPKASEDSSHQPHRLTGSCLKIVAVSRREKFVRVLNQSLEETADLGGFVLQQFVRGFPVCMYRFPSGTLLEPRHHITVWGEGTSRTKKHPPASLGRESVNFHSSLGYVTLLLNPKGEVLSEYQAPHCVTPVSRSFSDNSDLSIDRFPLSEAPPGSDTGELQRGSRSPCRGRARGSRADRGRQRWGRTRVFLPLLSSNKLFHRREGPGRLEGAEAEALEPLPAIPETRPGFDNQAKKKHTVQVCRKGVDRNCPMVALSVQTTAESRYGFRFLSCPPITVDACGRV, encoded by the exons ATGGCTCCCAAGTTCCACCAGGACGCTGAGGAGGCTGAGGAAGAGATGCTGTCATCTCTGGTGGACAGAGAGCAAGTCCATGGTGGCCTGGGGTCTCCAGCCGGAGCAGTGGTAAATCCCGTGGCTCCCACAGGCCAGCAGGGCACCAAGCCCCAGTCCTCACAAATCTTCCCCATCAACTTGAG GGCAGCCCCTGAGTCCTTGGACCCCCGCACCCTGCGGCTGCTGTGGGGACAGAGGGAGCTGGAGATCCAGGCCCTGCGGTGGGCTGTCCAGGGCAGCCGGGATGGTCGGTACTACCGCATCCTGCAGGAGGTGGCTGGGCTCCCCCCAGAGAGGTCAGGAGTGAA TCAGGAAAAGTTCCTGCAGAACCAGGTGCAGAAGCTGACCCTGGAGCTGAAGGAGCAGAAGAAACAAGCCCGGCTG GAGAAAGAGCAACTGGAGCAGCAGCTGCTGCAGACCTTGGAAACGGTGCGGCAGCTGGAGGTGGAGCTGCAGACCTTCCAGAAGTCCTGCCTCCTGCAGCTGGCCCGCTCCTCCTGGGTGGGCCGCATACTGCGGTCTCAGACTGGCAGTGTAGAG GTGGTGACAGCAGAGACGCTGATGGATCCTAGTGACTCCTCTGAGAATGAGCTGGTCCCCGCTGGGGAG ggtttccagttgaaGGATGTGGACTGGAACAGTGTTGCCCAGCGGTACCCCAACCTGTTCACGGAAGCCGTCCTATTGGAGCACAA GCAGCCACGGCCCCCACCACAGCCACCGCTGAACGAATGGGACTCCGAATCCCGCCCAGAGCGCACGGACGGTCACACCAAGAGCGTCGAATGGAGCATCTTGCCCTTTGGCTCCAGCAGCTCAGGGGCCACAGACTCTGACACCAGAAGCTCCCAGCTGTCCATTCCCTCCCGTGTGCAGAAGGTGACAGGGCACCCGCCTGGGGAGTCAAGCTGCTTCTCCTTCCAACTGACCAAGGGACAGGAGAAGACCCTCAGCGCAGATAGACAGGCGGTACCTGCAGGTGCAGCAGGCAGGTttccctggctaccaccacccggCGTTGCCCTCCTGTGCAGGCAGCTGTGGGCCCTGACCAGAACCCAAGA AGGGTGCCTCTTAAGCCTCCTCACCTCCCTGTGCCATTCCTGGTGCCACCCCCTCTCCTGCGGCCCCTCAGGGTGCTGCAAACCAGGTGCTGGCTCCCAGGCACATTCTCAGTGGCCGCTTCATATAGGGTTCCCCTGGCAGACAGGCCTCCTCTCCCTAGATCTCCGGAAAACCCTTGCAGAGGAACCCGAGCAGACCGTCCTGCTGCCCAAGGCCAGCGAAGACTCCAGTCACCAGCCTCACAG ACTGACAGGCTCCTGCCTGAAGATCGTGGCCGTGAGCCGCCGCGAGAAGTTCGTCCGCGTTCTTAATCAGTCGTTGGAGGAGACGGCCGACTTGGGCGGCTTCGTGCTGCAGCAGTTTGTGCGCGGCTTCCCGGTGTGCATGTACCGCTTCCCGTCCGGCACGCTGCTGGAGCCGCGCCACCATATCACG GTGTGGGGCGAAGGGACCAGCCGCACCAAGAAGCACCCGCCCGCGTCTTTAGGCCGGGAGTCTGTTAACTTCCACTCCAGCCTTGGCTACGTGACCCTCCTCCTGAACCCCAAGGGCGAG GTCCTCAGCGAGTACCAGGCGCCACACTGTGTGACCCCAGTCTCGAGGAGCTTCTCCGACAACAGCGATTTATCCATCGACCGCTTCCCGCTCTCGGAGGCCCCGCCGGGCTCCGACACCGGCGAGCTGCAGCGCGGGTCTCGGTCCCCCTGCAGGGGCCGGGCGCGAGGGTCCAGGGCAGACCGCGGGAGGCAGAGGTGGGGACG GACGCGGGTCTTCTTGCCGCTTCTGAGCTCCAACAAGCTCTTCCACCGGCGGGAGGGGCCGGGGCGGCTGGAGGGGGCCGAGGCCGAGGCCCTGGAGCCCCTGCCCGCAATCCCCG AGACCAGGCCGGGCTTCGACAACCAGGCCAAGAAGAAGCACACAGTCCAG GTGTGCCGGAAAGGCGTGGACCGGAATTGCCCCATGGTGGCCTTGTCGGTGCAGACCACCGCGGAGAGCAGATACGGCTTCCGCTTCCTGAGCTGCCCGCCCATCACCGTGGACGCGTGTGGGCGGGTGTGA